The following coding sequences lie in one Candidatus Manganitrophaceae bacterium genomic window:
- the secE gene encoding preprotein translocase subunit SecE, whose translation MIKKLFKSAIDFMKEVKLELSKVTYPSKNETIGSTTVVIVFTLIVALFLAIVDTVLIRILRLVV comes from the coding sequence ATGATTAAAAAATTATTCAAGTCCGCAATTGATTTTATGAAAGAGGTGAAGCTTGAACTCTCAAAAGTGACATATCCGAGCAAGAATGAGACGATCGGCTCCACGACGGTTGTCATTGTCTTTACGCTGATCGTTGCCTTGTTTCTCGCGATTGTCGATACCGTCCTGATTCGTATATTGCGCTTGGTTGTCTAG
- the rpmG gene encoding 50S ribosomal protein L33: MREIITLGCTDCKERNYTTKKNKRNTPDRIELKKYCRRCRKHTAHREVK, encoded by the coding sequence ATGCGTGAGATTATTACCTTGGGTTGTACAGACTGTAAAGAAAGAAACTACACGACAAAAAAGAACAAGAGAAATACTCCGGATCGAATTGAGTTAAAGAAGTACTGCCGAAGGTGCCGGAAGCACACCGCGCATCGAGAGGTGAAATAG